In Neisseria animalis, a single window of DNA contains:
- a CDS encoding fumarate hydratase, protein MTMIKQEDFIRSICDAFQFISYYHPKDYIDALYEAWKKEENPAAKDAMTQILVNSRMCAEGKRPICQDTGIATVFLKVGMNVQWDAEMSVEDMVNEGVRRAYTWEGNTLRASVLADPAGKRQNTKDNTPAVIHMSIVPGDKVEITCAAKGGGSENKSKLAMLNPSDNIVDWVIKTIPTMGAGWCPPGILGIGIGGTPEKAMLMAKESLMSHVDIHELQAKAASGAELSTTEALRLELFEKVNALGIGAQGLGGLTTVLDVKILDYPTHAASKPIAMIPNCAATRHVEFELDGSGPAVLTPPSLEDWPDITYSPDNGKRVNVDELTKEEVATWKTGDVLLLNGKILTGRDAAHKRLVDMLDKGEQLPVDFTNRLIYYVGPVDPVGDEVVGPAGPTTATRMDKFTRQMLEQTGLLGMIGKSERGAATCEAIADNKATYLMAVGGAAYLVAKAIKSSKVLAFPELGMEAIYEFEVKDMPVTVAVDSNGQSIHAIAPRQWQAKIGIIPVQS, encoded by the coding sequence ATGACCATGATCAAACAAGAGGATTTCATCCGCAGTATTTGCGATGCCTTCCAATTCATCAGCTATTATCATCCGAAAGACTATATCGACGCACTCTACGAGGCTTGGAAAAAAGAAGAAAATCCCGCCGCCAAAGATGCGATGACGCAGATTCTGGTCAACAGCCGCATGTGTGCCGAAGGCAAGCGTCCGATCTGCCAAGACACCGGTATCGCCACCGTATTCCTGAAAGTCGGCATGAACGTGCAATGGGATGCCGAAATGAGCGTGGAAGACATGGTAAACGAAGGTGTGCGCCGCGCCTACACTTGGGAAGGCAATACCCTGCGCGCTTCCGTTTTGGCCGATCCTGCCGGCAAACGCCAAAACACCAAAGACAACACCCCCGCCGTGATCCACATGAGCATCGTGCCGGGCGATAAAGTCGAAATCACCTGTGCGGCCAAAGGCGGCGGCTCTGAAAACAAATCCAAACTGGCCATGCTGAACCCGTCCGACAACATCGTCGACTGGGTCATCAAAACCATTCCGACCATGGGTGCGGGCTGGTGTCCGCCGGGTATTCTCGGCATCGGTATCGGCGGCACGCCCGAAAAAGCCATGCTGATGGCGAAAGAGTCGCTGATGAGCCATGTCGACATCCACGAATTGCAAGCCAAAGCCGCATCCGGCGCAGAATTGAGCACTACCGAAGCCCTGCGTTTGGAACTGTTTGAAAAAGTAAACGCACTCGGTATCGGCGCACAAGGCTTGGGCGGCCTGACCACCGTGTTGGACGTGAAAATCCTCGACTACCCGACCCACGCGGCATCCAAGCCGATTGCCATGATTCCGAACTGCGCGGCCACCCGCCACGTTGAATTCGAACTCGACGGCTCAGGCCCAGCGGTACTGACACCGCCCAGCTTGGAAGACTGGCCGGACATCACCTACAGCCCCGACAACGGCAAACGCGTCAATGTAGACGAATTGACCAAAGAAGAAGTGGCCACTTGGAAAACCGGCGATGTACTGCTGCTCAACGGCAAAATCCTGACCGGCCGCGATGCCGCCCACAAACGCTTGGTGGATATGCTCGACAAAGGCGAGCAACTGCCGGTTGACTTCACCAACCGCCTGATTTACTACGTCGGCCCGGTCGATCCTGTCGGCGACGAAGTAGTCGGCCCCGCAGGCCCGACCACCGCTACCCGCATGGACAAATTTACCCGTCAAATGCTGGAACAAACCGGCCTCTTGGGCATGATCGGCAAATCCGAACGCGGCGCGGCAACTTGCGAAGCCATCGCCGACAACAAAGCCACTTACCTGATGGCGGTAGGCGGCGCAGCTTATCTGGTGGCCAAAGCGATTAAATCGTCCAAAGTATTGGCGTTCCCGGAATTGGGCATGGAAGCGATTTACGAATTTGAAGTCAAAGACATGCCGGTAACGGTGGCTGTGGACAGCAACGGCCAGTCCATCCACGCCATTGCACCGCGCCAATGGCAGGCCAAAATCGGTATTATTCCGGTGCAAAGTTAA
- a CDS encoding c-type cytochrome, with amino-acid sequence MKHLTFTFAATLLLCSAMQAAQAAPTAHVNKGKQLYERNCAACHGKQGEGRGTAFPPLYRSDYIMNKPQVLAASITKGINGPIKVNGKSYNGFMPAIALNDADAAAIATYVMNAFDNGGGTITEQHIRQSRHKK; translated from the coding sequence ATGAAGCATCTTACTTTCACCTTTGCCGCCACCCTATTATTATGTTCGGCCATGCAAGCAGCACAAGCCGCCCCAACCGCCCACGTCAACAAAGGCAAGCAGCTCTACGAACGCAACTGCGCCGCCTGCCACGGCAAACAAGGAGAAGGACGCGGCACAGCATTCCCTCCGCTCTACCGTTCCGACTACATCATGAACAAACCTCAAGTACTTGCCGCCAGCATTACCAAAGGCATCAACGGCCCGATTAAAGTCAACGGCAAATCCTACAACGGCTTTATGCCCGCCATCGCCCTCAACGATGCCGATGCCGCCGCCATCGCGACCTACGTCATGAATGCCTTCGACAACGGCGGCGGTACCATTACCGAACAACACATCCGCCAGTCCCGCCATAAAAAATAA